Part of the Thermodesulfovibrionales bacterium genome, CCCGAATTTAACGGGCTTAAATTGAGCGCAGGCAGGGAAACCCTGTACGGGGAGAGCATCCAGGAGATACGGAGACTCGTGGAGAAGGGAGAAGCCGTTCAGGGCTCGGGGGGCATGCAGGGGCATGATATCATCGCCGAGTATCTATCTTACGTGAAAGGGCTCTTCGGAAACCTTCAAGGGGTGAAGGTTGTTGTGGATGCCGGAAACGGGACCGGAGGCCTTGTCGCTCCCGCTCTCCTGAGGGCCCTCGGCTGCAAAGTGATAGAGCTTTATTGTGAGCCGGACGGCAGGTTCCCAAACCATCATCCCGACCCTGTCGTACCTGAAAATATAAAGGACCTCAGCGAAAGGGTGAAGGCTGAGAAGGCTCACATCGGCATAGGATATGACGGCGATTCCGACCGTTTGGGTGTTGTCGATGAGGAGGGTGAGACCCTATGGGGTGACAAGCTACTGATTCTCTTTGCACGGGACATCCTCGAGAAGAACCCCGGTGCCACGGTCATCGGGGAGGTTAAGTGCTCCCAGACACTCTTTGACGAGATAAGAATGCGCGGCGGTAACCCGATCATGGGAAAGGTGGGGCATTCCCTGATAAAGAGCAGGATGCGAGAGACGGGGGCGCTCCTTGCCGGCGAGATGAGCGGTCATCTCTTCTTTGCAGACAGGTATTTCGGGTATGATGACGCGATCTATGCCAGCCTCAGGCTTGTAGAGATACTCTCGCGGAAAGGCGAGCCCTACTCCATCAGGGCCCTTCTCTCCGATGTGCCGCTGACGGTCTCGACACCGGAGATACGGTTTCCGTGCCCCGACGAGATGAAATTCAGGGTGATCGAAAAGGCAAAGGCATCGTTTGCCGACTGTCCCCTCATCGATATTGACGGCATACGGATTCAATTTCCGGACGGATGGGGGCTTGTCAGGGCATCGAATAC contains:
- a CDS encoding phosphomannomutase/phosphoglucomutase, whose translation is MIDPHIFREYDIRGVWGRDLTEESVDAIGRALAVFLGKRFSKEKITITVGRDVRLSSQAVFSSLAKGLLASGVDVIDIGVCPTPLQYFSLHRLPVDGGVMITGSHNPPEFNGLKLSAGRETLYGESIQEIRRLVEKGEAVQGSGGMQGHDIIAEYLSYVKGLFGNLQGVKVVVDAGNGTGGLVAPALLRALGCKVIELYCEPDGRFPNHHPDPVVPENIKDLSERVKAEKAHIGIGYDGDSDRLGVVDEEGETLWGDKLLILFARDILEKNPGATVIGEVKCSQTLFDEIRMRGGNPIMGKVGHSLIKSRMRETGALLAGEMSGHLFFADRYFGYDDAIYASLRLVEILSRKGEPYSIRALLSDVPLTVSTPEIRFPCPDEMKFRVIEKAKASFADCPLIDIDGIRIQFPDGWGLVRASNTQPVLVMRFEAKDANSLKRIREFVEGRLKKCL